The genome window TTATCGATTCAGGTTTGGGGAGATACTTTTACGTGCCGGTCTTCATGACCAGGCTATTGAATCTCTCGAAGGAATCATAGGTAAGGGTCGCGAAGTAGAAAATCATTTAACGGTTTTAGGCGAGGCTTACAGACTCGACGGTCAGCTCAATAAGGCATCATATTCAATTAGGAGGCAACTAGAAATTAAACCGGACGACGGTTTCGCGAATTTCATAATGGGAAAAATATTATCCGATTCCGCTGAATACGGCGAATCGATAATTTATTTCGAAAAAGCTCTTGTGAAAAGTGAAGGCGAGAACAAACTTGAGGTTATGACGCAGCTCGGCACCGCGTATTATAACATAAAGAAATACAAAAGCGCCCTTGTATATTTTGAGGAAGTATTCGAGTCACGTCCGAATTCACGTGCGCTGCTTACCTTATTGACCCTAACCCAAAGAAATCTGGGTAACCAAAGAGAATCTTTAAGATATCAAAATCTTATGGATGAAACTGAGTAATCAGAATACCATTTCCTGACAGCCTGAACGGGATAATCGAATTCGTAAGATTACCTATGCTTTTGAAATAGGGAGTGTCTATGATTGAGATTGTTTTTCTAATACGCCCTTCACTGTGTTCCATAGGTCTGTCCTGATGTTCACCGGTTTAAAGAGCAATGGGATACCCATTTCATTCAGTAAGTCCTTTGCGGCTTCTTTCGATTTCTCACCGGTCACCAGAACGATCGGTTGTTCGTTGTTTAAATCCCGAATCTTTTCCTGCAGAGTAAGTCCGTCCATACCGGGCATCATAATATCGGAGAGTACCACATCGGGTTGAAAGTTGTGGTAAATTCGAAATGCATCGCGTCCGTTATTTGCCGTTTGAACTATTAAACCTTTTTCCGAGAAGAACTCGGAAAACAGTGTTGTAATGTCATCATCGTCATCTATTATCAGGATCTTTTTATTTAAGGTCAGGTAGGTTTCTGAATGCTTTTCGGCTGCAGAGAAAGTCCCTTCTTTAAGGAGCTGTGCGCTGAACTCAATACCTCGTTGTAGTCCTTTTTGTAATTCCCCGTTCATCGTTTCCAAAGACCTGATCTTGTTCTCATATTGTTCGTGTGCCGATCTTTCCGAACTAATTTCCCGTACAAAGCCTTCGTTGAATACAGGACGACCGTGATCGTCGACGACTACGCGGGATCTTACTTCCAACCATATTTCACGAGCCACTTTCGTTTTCATACTCAAAGTGTCTATTATGGATTTGGAGCTTTCACCGGCAGACTTTCGTTTTTCCAATAAGTTTTTGTTGAGCTTTTCAGGGATACCGGAATTTATAAGCTCTTTATGAGTTTTAAATTCGAATATATTTGTGAGTAAATCGTTCACTTCGATCGTTTTTCCGTTCCGTGAACAGCGGTAATATCCGAGCTGAATCTCATCGGCGATCTCAGAGGCAGATAGATGTTTCCCGGTAAGATTTTCCTTGTTATGGGATTGGTCGTTCATGAGCGCTTTATGAGACTGCTTATCATACCTATCATAATCTCCCTTTCTGGCACCACAATTTATGGAATGTCCGATAATTATGCAATGATGATTTCAAACTTATTACCCGGGTTGAGTATAAGTAAAAAGCGCGAATCATATCATTTATCTGTGAAACTGAAAATAAACGAACGGTCATTTGACAGGTGTATATCACCCTAATAGGTGGAATAAACCACCAGTGGTTAGTCGGTTCGCTTTTTAT of Candidatus Neomarinimicrobiota bacterium contains these proteins:
- a CDS encoding response regulator is translated as MNGELQKGLQRGIEFSAQLLKEGTFSAAEKHSETYLTLNKKILIIDDDDDITTLFSEFFSEKGLIVQTANNGRDAFRIYHNFQPDVVLSDIMMPGMDGLTLQEKIRDLNNEQPIVLVTGEKSKEAAKDLLNEMGIPLLFKPVNIRTDLWNTVKGVLEKQSQS